One genomic region from Halosolutus amylolyticus encodes:
- a CDS encoding electron transfer flavoprotein subunit beta/FixA family protein → MKVLVTVAEVKTISDEFEIEGADIADQYLGADLNEWDDYAIEEAVQLQEDGIADEVVTVTIGPEDCEQTIRQALAKGADRAVRVWDDALEDVDLLDVGAKTEILRAAVEEEDPDLVLTGVQAGDDSFAATGVSLAEDLGFEWGAVVNHLEHDFDDDTASVRRELEGGVEELTEIELPAVLT, encoded by the coding sequence ATGAAGGTACTTGTTACTGTTGCTGAGGTAAAAACTATCAGCGATGAGTTCGAAATCGAGGGAGCCGACATCGCCGACCAGTACCTCGGTGCCGATCTCAACGAGTGGGACGACTACGCCATCGAAGAGGCCGTCCAGCTCCAGGAAGACGGCATCGCCGACGAGGTGGTCACGGTGACGATCGGTCCCGAAGACTGCGAACAGACCATTCGCCAGGCGCTCGCGAAAGGTGCCGATCGCGCCGTTCGCGTCTGGGACGACGCCCTCGAGGACGTCGACCTGCTCGACGTCGGCGCGAAGACCGAGATCCTCCGCGCCGCCGTCGAGGAGGAGGATCCGGACCTCGTGCTCACGGGTGTCCAGGCCGGCGACGACAGCTTCGCCGCGACCGGCGTCTCGCTGGCCGAGGACCTCGGCTTCGAGTGGGGTGCGGTCGTCAACCACCTGGAACACGATTTCGACGACGACACCGCTTCGGTCCGCCGCGAACTCGAAGGCGGCGTCGAGGAACTCACCGAGATCGAACTCCCCGCCGTGCTGACG